A portion of the Anthonomus grandis grandis chromosome 19, icAntGran1.3, whole genome shotgun sequence genome contains these proteins:
- the LOC126747270 gene encoding cuticle protein 38-like — translation MHQLLADLAAVTPQSSKMAFRFFVLCATLALARAGNLLAPAAPALAYSAPALASPVAYSAAAPLAYAAPTAYSSSPIYAAKSAYSAPIAYSAPAIAAAPVALAARATYAAPAFAARATYAAPAYAAAPVAVAARATFAAPAIAAAPVAYAGASYAAPAIAAAPVAYGSSIYAARSAPLLGAATYATAPAW, via the exons ATGCATCAGTTGTTAGCAGACTTAGCAGCAGTAACACCCCAATCATCAAAAATGGCATTCAGA TTCTTCGTACTTTGCGCCACCCTCGCCCTCGCCAGAGCCGGCAACCTCCTGGCCCCAGCCGCCCCTGCCTTGGCCTACAGCGCCCCAGCCCTCGCCAGCCCTGTGGCCTACTCCGCAGCCGCCCCTCTGGCCTACGCCGCCCCCACCGCCTACTCCAGCTCCCCCATCTACGCCGCTAAGTCTGCTTACTCTGCCCCTATCGCATACTCCGCCCCAGCTATCGCTGCCGCCCCTGTAGCCTTGGCTGCCCGTGCCACTTACGCTGCCCCAGCTTTTGCTGCCCGTGCCACTTATGCCGCCCCGGCTTACGCTGCTGCCCCAGTAGCAGTCGCTGCCCGTGCCACTTTCGCCGCCCCAGCTATTGCTGCTGCTCCAGTAGCTTATGCCGGTGCCTCTTATGCCGCCCCAGCTATTGCTGCCGCCCCAGTAGCCTACGGCTCCTCGATCTACGCCGCTAGGTCTGCCCCCCTTTTGGGAGCTGCCACCTACGCTACCGCCCCAGCTTGGTAA